From the Rhizomicrobium palustre genome, the window GCCGTCTGCATTGATCTCTTTGCGATCCGTGGAGAGACGAAGCCGCGCTGCGCCTCCACTGGTTTCACGCTTTTCCACCAGCACGATGGTGTCGCCTTTATACCCGCGCGCCTCGATAACGCCCGGCTGATACGCCACCTTCCACTGAACATGCCCGAGATGCGGCACGTTCTGGCGCCCAAGGCTTCTGCCATTCAGGAAAAGCTCGACGGACTCAAGGTTGGTATAGACCCAGACGGCAACATCTTGGCCTTCCTTGCCTTGCCAATTCCAGTGCGGGAAGAGGTGCAAGGACGGCTCCTTCCGCCACCACGCTTTGTAATAGTAGAAGTAGTCCTTCGGAAATCCGCACATATCGACGATGCCGAATTGCGAGCTGATGGAAGGCCAGCCATAAGGCGTCGGCTCACCACGATAATCGAAGCCGGTCCAGGCAAATCCCCCAGCCAGCCAGTCGCGCGTGCCGTAGAAATTCCACCAGGCTTCAGGCGTCTTTCCCCAATCGGCCGCGCCGTCATAGCTGTTCACGGTATTGCGCTTTGGATCGGTAATGTACTCGCCGCGCGTGGAAAGTGCGCTCGAGGTCTCCGAGCCCACCACGGGGCGCTTGGGATGGCTGGCGTGGAATTTGTCGGGCCATTTCTCTTCGTTGTAGTTGAACCCGATCACATCGACCGCCTCAGACACGCCTTTCTCGTTATCCCCATTCACAGCGGTGGTCACCTGCCGGGTCGGGTCCAACTCATGGCAGCGGCGCACCATCGTGGCGGCGATCTTCTCGCCCTGCTCGGCCATTTTATCCTGCAGCAGCCACTCTTCATTGCCTATGGACCAGATGATGATCGACGGCGCATTGCGGTAGCGCTTGATCATGGCCTCAAGTTGGGCCATGCCTTCCGGGTTCGAATTCATCAGCCGCGTTTCGCACATCATCATGACACCCGAGTGGTCACAGGCCTCCACCCATTCTGGCGCAGGCATATTGTGCGAAGTGCGCACGGCATTGCAGCCCATCTCGCGCAGCACCGACAGGCGGAAGTTTTGCAGCGCATCCGGTAAGGCGGCGCCAACACCGGCGTGATCTTGGTGATTGCAGGTGCCCTGGATTTTCACCACCTCGCCATTAAGCAGAAAGCCCTTATTCGCATCAAACTCCGCCGTGCGAATACCGAAGGAAACAATCTCCCCATCACGCTGCTTGCCGCCAGTCGAAACCGTTACGGCTGCCGTGTAGAGATTAGGGGTCTGCGGCGACCACAGAAGCGGATGGGGGACTGGCGCCGAGGCCGAGAATTCCGCCAATCCATCCGCTGGGACATCTTGCTCCGGGCTTTGCACCGTTGCGACCGTGGTGCCCGCCGCATCGCGGATCACCCATGTCACTTTCGCCCGCGTGGCCACGGCTTCGCGGTTCTCCACAATCGCGGTCAGCGCAAGGCTGGCAGTGTCGCCGTTCAAGGTTGACCGTACAACGCTTTCCCAGCGGCCCAGATGAACCGCATCGCTCTTAGTCAACCAAACATGGCGATAAATACCGGCGCCTTCGTAAAACCAGCCATCGCCGAAACTCGCATCAACCCGGATCGCGATAACATTCTTGCCGCCATACACGAGAAAATCGCTGAGGTCGAATTGGAACGGCGCATAGCCATTGGTGTTGCGGCCGATGAAGCAGCCATTGACGAAAACGAGCACGTCGCGGAAAGCACCATCGAACGCGATCACAATCCGGCGCCCAAGCTCTGCCGCCGCGATGTCGAATTCGCGGCGATACCAGCCGACGCTGGTCTCAGGATAGCGCCGTCCAAGCGGCTTATAGCCATGGGATCTGAGCTGGCTGTCGCCTTTTGCGGTATCGTCTTTGACAAAGGGCAGTTCCACGGCCCAGTCGTGCGGCAAATCGAGCGGCCGCCACGCGGAGTCGTCAAACCCCAATTTTGCGAAAGAAAATTCGCCGGTCTTGGCAAAATCGCCCTGCCCCATACCGAAGCCGAGATCCTTCGCCGGATCGCTGCCGTGACCAAAAGTGAATTTCCAGCCGACATCGAACAGAAGCTGTTCACGGGGCGCGATTGCGTTTTCTGCTGCTGCGGGCATGGACGCGTTGGCGGCAGCGAGCGCTTGCCTTCCCAGCAGCGCCGGGGCCGACAAGGCGACACCGGTCGCGACGAGATCGCGGCGCGTGATCTGAACCATCAAAACCTCCCTAAAATTTATTTGGCCGGATCAGACGGCAAAACGCTGATTTCGGCAATGCCCGCAACTTGGCCTTTAGCTAACTTCAGC encodes:
- the galA gene encoding beta-galactosidase GalA; translation: MVQITRRDLVATGVALSAPALLGRQALAAANASMPAAAENAIAPREQLLFDVGWKFTFGHGSDPAKDLGFGMGQGDFAKTGEFSFAKLGFDDSAWRPLDLPHDWAVELPFVKDDTAKGDSQLRSHGYKPLGRRYPETSVGWYRREFDIAAAELGRRIVIAFDGAFRDVLVFVNGCFIGRNTNGYAPFQFDLSDFLVYGGKNVIAIRVDASFGDGWFYEGAGIYRHVWLTKSDAVHLGRWESVVRSTLNGDTASLALTAIVENREAVATRAKVTWVIRDAAGTTVATVQSPEQDVPADGLAEFSASAPVPHPLLWSPQTPNLYTAAVTVSTGGKQRDGEIVSFGIRTAEFDANKGFLLNGEVVKIQGTCNHQDHAGVGAALPDALQNFRLSVLREMGCNAVRTSHNMPAPEWVEACDHSGVMMMCETRLMNSNPEGMAQLEAMIKRYRNAPSIIIWSIGNEEWLLQDKMAEQGEKIAATMVRRCHELDPTRQVTTAVNGDNEKGVSEAVDVIGFNYNEEKWPDKFHASHPKRPVVGSETSSALSTRGEYITDPKRNTVNSYDGAADWGKTPEAWWNFYGTRDWLAGGFAWTGFDYRGEPTPYGWPSISSQFGIVDMCGFPKDYFYYYKAWWRKEPSLHLFPHWNWQGKEGQDVAVWVYTNLESVELFLNGRSLGRQNVPHLGHVQWKVAYQPGVIEARGYKGDTIVLVEKRETSGGAARLRLSTDRKEINADGEDVVLVRVEAFDSHGRPVPTAGNKLAFRVSGSGRLIGVGNGDPNCLESDKDPRRSLFNGLAQIIVQATNQPGIIHIAAASEDGTLTPAAISVRVKPAKRRLAVR